A genome region from Crossiella equi includes the following:
- a CDS encoding DUF4387 domain-containing protein: MPEHTTIGELAHEVRAKNAGPFWTTIEVFLRDADGFRTVADPAVLNEEVVAGLYRVAAADVRVFRIPALNVVKISFPRPVPQGSLRDRDVHQGQHHVPLALLPVPA, encoded by the coding sequence ATGCCTGAGCACACCACGATCGGCGAGCTGGCCCACGAGGTCCGGGCCAAGAACGCCGGACCGTTCTGGACCACCATCGAGGTGTTCCTGCGCGATGCCGACGGGTTCCGGACGGTCGCGGACCCGGCCGTCCTCAACGAGGAGGTCGTGGCCGGGCTCTACCGGGTGGCCGCCGCCGACGTCCGGGTGTTCCGCATCCCCGCGCTCAACGTGGTCAAGATTTCCTTCCCCCGCCCCGTGCCGCAGGGCTCGCTGCGCGACCGCGACGTGCACCAGGGCCAGCACCACGTGCCCCTCGCCCTGCTGCCGGTGCCCGCATGA
- a CDS encoding MBL fold metallo-hydrolase produces MTGKAFASSGDLAAKEQRLEVLADGVYALTAEGDPNVGAIEGEDFLVCFEALATPVTAGEWLAKLREHTDKPVRYLVLSHYHAVRVLGASAFDAEIVVAHENTRALIAERGEQDWASEFGRMPRLARGAETVPGLTWPTLTFSDRLTIPLGGQRGDLVLQHCGRGHTEGDLVAWLPQRRILFAGDLVEAQAALYTGDAFHLEWASSTLDAVAALDAEQLVGGRGAVSRGRDEVQAAIAQTRHFLTTMISEVGRVQEAGGTLKQAFQAAHAALFERYGHWPIFEHCLPFDVARLWDELAGVERPVIWTEERDRAVWAQLQD; encoded by the coding sequence GTGACCGGTAAGGCGTTCGCGTCCTCGGGGGACCTGGCGGCGAAGGAGCAGCGGCTCGAGGTGCTCGCCGACGGGGTGTACGCGCTGACCGCGGAGGGGGACCCGAATGTCGGGGCCATCGAGGGGGAGGACTTCCTCGTCTGCTTCGAGGCCCTGGCCACGCCCGTCACCGCCGGGGAGTGGCTGGCCAAGCTGCGCGAGCACACCGACAAGCCGGTCCGCTACCTCGTGCTCTCGCACTACCACGCCGTGCGCGTGCTCGGAGCCTCCGCCTTCGACGCCGAGATCGTTGTCGCGCATGAGAACACCCGCGCCCTCATCGCCGAGCGCGGCGAGCAGGACTGGGCCAGCGAGTTCGGCCGCATGCCCCGGCTCGCGCGCGGCGCGGAGACCGTGCCCGGCCTGACCTGGCCCACGCTCACCTTCTCTGACCGGCTGACCATCCCGCTCGGCGGCCAGCGCGGTGACCTGGTGCTCCAGCACTGCGGGCGCGGGCACACCGAGGGCGACCTGGTGGCCTGGCTGCCGCAGCGGCGCATCCTGTTCGCCGGGGACCTGGTCGAGGCCCAGGCCGCGCTCTACACCGGGGACGCCTTCCACCTGGAGTGGGCGTCGTCCACTTTGGACGCGGTGGCCGCTCTGGACGCCGAGCAGCTGGTGGGCGGACGCGGCGCGGTCAGCCGCGGCCGGGACGAGGTCCAGGCCGCCATCGCGCAGACCCGGCACTTCCTCACCACGATGATCAGCGAGGTCGGCCGAGTGCAGGAGGCCGGTGGCACGCTCAAGCAGGCTTTCCAGGCCGCGCACGCCGCCCTGTTCGAGCGGTACGGGCACTGGCCGATCTTCGAGCACTGCCTGCCCTTCGACGTGGCGCGGCTGTGGGACGAGCTGGCCGGGGTGGAGCGGCCGGTCATCTGGACCGAGGAACGCGACCGCGCCGTGTGGGCCCAGCTGCAGGACTGA
- a CDS encoding GntR family transcriptional regulator has product MTDDLLAALRTDTLADRAYKSIRDAIVTGQLRAGEKVTERGLAEQLSVSPTPVREAIRRLEQDGLLERKGPRTVVVTGVGEVAQRDLAEVELGLRGMVARFAARHATQAQLDALDAILDEADDLVIVVVQRRQAGEVPERQINQLLDRMRQFNDALEACAGNPVLSRLLDQVRVFSHAERRARRLARITEDPTFGLDRYASHRELVRALRAGDAARAESVFVEDARGGLGDLLYSPQESATS; this is encoded by the coding sequence GTGACCGATGACCTGCTCGCCGCGCTGCGCACCGACACGCTCGCCGACCGCGCCTACAAGTCGATCCGGGACGCGATCGTCACCGGCCAGCTGCGCGCCGGGGAGAAGGTCACCGAACGCGGCCTGGCCGAACAGCTGTCGGTGAGCCCGACCCCGGTGCGCGAGGCGATCCGGCGGCTGGAGCAGGACGGGCTGCTGGAGCGCAAGGGCCCGCGCACGGTCGTGGTGACCGGGGTCGGCGAGGTGGCGCAGCGGGACCTGGCCGAGGTCGAGCTGGGTCTGCGCGGCATGGTGGCGCGCTTCGCCGCCCGCCACGCCACGCAGGCCCAGCTGGACGCCCTGGACGCGATCCTGGACGAGGCCGACGACCTGGTGATCGTGGTCGTGCAGCGCCGCCAGGCGGGCGAGGTGCCGGAACGCCAGATCAACCAGCTGCTGGACCGCATGCGCCAGTTCAACGACGCCCTGGAGGCCTGCGCGGGCAACCCGGTGCTGTCCCGTCTGCTCGACCAGGTGCGCGTGTTCTCCCACGCCGAACGCCGCGCCCGCCGCCTGGCCCGCATCACCGAGGACCCGACCTTCGGCCTGGACCGCTACGCCAGCCACCGGGAGCTCGTGCGGGCGTTGCGGGCGGGGGACGCGGCGCGGGCGGAGTCGGTGTTCGTGGAGGACGCCCGGGGCGGGTTGGGGGATCTGCTGTACAGCCCGCAGGAGTCAGCCACCTCGTAG
- a CDS encoding Asp23/Gls24 family envelope stress response protein — protein MNIPANQPVTQKSEKNTAPTVEGIPHRGTDVATVASGGHTTIADTVVQKIAGLATREISGVHALGGSTSRAFGALRERIPGASASSGQGVDVEVGARQAAADLDIVVEYGVAITELSKAVRRNVTTAIERMTGLEVVEVNIHVNDVHIPSEGAHDADEPSRVR, from the coding sequence ATGAACATCCCCGCCAACCAGCCAGTCACCCAGAAGTCAGAGAAGAACACCGCCCCCACCGTCGAGGGCATTCCCCACCGCGGCACGGACGTGGCCACTGTTGCCAGTGGAGGTCACACCACCATCGCCGACACCGTGGTCCAGAAGATCGCGGGTCTGGCCACCCGGGAGATCAGCGGCGTCCACGCCCTCGGCGGCAGCACCTCACGGGCTTTCGGCGCGCTGCGCGAACGCATTCCCGGCGCCAGCGCCAGCAGCGGGCAGGGTGTGGATGTCGAGGTGGGAGCACGGCAGGCCGCCGCCGACCTCGACATCGTCGTGGAGTACGGGGTCGCCATCACCGAGCTGTCCAAGGCCGTACGCCGCAACGTCACCACCGCCATCGAACGCATGACCGGGCTGGAAGTCGTCGAGGTCAACATCCACGTCAACGACGTCCACATCCCCAGTGAGGGGGCCCACGACGCCGACGAACCCTCGCGCGTGCGATGA
- a CDS encoding acyclic terpene utilization AtuA family protein, whose protein sequence is MTDHPTPVRVLSPTGMLGAGFPASSIDRGLALGADVLSVDAGSTDSGPYYLGSASTKATEAAVARDLRILLTAAARADIPLIVGSCGTSGTDTGVDWVAAITARVQAEEGLSLPVARIYSEQDPARLKEHLAQGRVHPLPPLGELDPEVLASCTHVVGMMGHHPIVEALRAGARVVLCGRATDTAVAAAYPLSRGLPPGPVWHAAKIVECGGQATTNPVAGGVLATIDATGFTIEPLAEDAACTPDSVAAHMLYETADPYEMREPAGTIDVRAATYTALDERRVRVEGSLFHPAAQHTTKLEGARVTGYQTMSFAAIRDPGILGRIDEWERFLHEMLTSRVQQTLGLGEGDYDYDVRLYGHNAVLGGLEPAAAAPPREVGVMLLVNAADQATATAVAKVANPLLLHLPTRGMAYLPSFAFATSPAEVERGAVYEFALNHVVDSAPTELFRTEHGEQTHA, encoded by the coding sequence ATGACCGACCACCCCACCCCGGTGCGCGTGCTCTCGCCCACCGGCATGCTCGGCGCCGGGTTCCCCGCCTCGAGCATCGACCGCGGCCTCGCCCTCGGCGCGGACGTGCTCAGCGTGGACGCCGGTTCCACCGACTCCGGCCCGTACTACCTCGGCTCGGCCTCGACCAAGGCCACCGAGGCGGCCGTGGCCCGGGACCTGCGCATCCTGCTCACCGCCGCCGCGCGCGCCGACATCCCGCTGATCGTGGGCTCCTGCGGCACCAGCGGCACCGACACCGGCGTGGACTGGGTCGCGGCGATCACCGCCCGCGTCCAGGCCGAGGAGGGCCTGTCCCTGCCGGTGGCGCGGATCTACAGCGAGCAGGACCCGGCGCGGCTCAAGGAACACCTGGCGCAGGGCCGCGTGCACCCCTTGCCACCCCTGGGCGAGCTGGACCCGGAGGTGCTGGCCTCCTGCACGCACGTGGTCGGCATGATGGGCCACCACCCCATCGTCGAGGCGCTGCGGGCCGGTGCCCGGGTGGTGCTGTGCGGGCGGGCCACCGACACCGCGGTGGCCGCGGCCTACCCGCTGTCGCGCGGGCTGCCGCCAGGCCCGGTCTGGCACGCCGCCAAGATCGTCGAATGCGGCGGGCAGGCCACCACCAACCCCGTCGCCGGGGGCGTGCTGGCCACCATCGACGCCACCGGCTTCACCATCGAACCGCTGGCCGAGGACGCCGCGTGCACCCCGGACTCGGTCGCCGCGCACATGCTCTACGAGACCGCTGACCCGTACGAGATGCGGGAGCCCGCGGGCACGATCGACGTGCGCGCGGCCACCTACACCGCCCTGGACGAGCGCCGGGTGCGCGTGGAGGGCTCGCTGTTCCACCCCGCCGCGCAGCACACCACCAAGCTGGAGGGCGCCCGCGTCACCGGCTACCAGACGATGTCCTTCGCGGCCATCCGCGATCCCGGCATCCTGGGGCGGATCGACGAGTGGGAGCGGTTCCTGCACGAGATGCTCACCAGCCGGGTCCAGCAGACCCTGGGACTGGGCGAGGGCGACTACGACTACGACGTCCGCCTCTACGGTCACAACGCGGTGCTCGGCGGGCTCGAACCGGCCGCCGCCGCGCCGCCGCGCGAGGTCGGGGTGATGCTGCTGGTCAACGCCGCCGACCAGGCCACCGCGACCGCCGTGGCCAAGGTCGCCAACCCGCTGCTGCTGCACCTGCCCACCCGCGGCATGGCCTACCTGCCCAGCTTCGCCTTCGCGACCTCCCCGGCCGAGGTCGAACGGGGCGCGGTCTACGAGTTCGCCCTCAACCACGTCGTCGACAGCGCGCCCACCGAGCTGTTCCGCACCGAGCACGGAGAGCAGACCCATGCCTGA
- a CDS encoding MFS transporter codes for MTISRAHDRHPHARPHPLRVALASFIGTAIEWYDYFIYGMAAGIVFNKLFFPSISPAAGTLAAFATFSIGFLARPLGGIVMGHFGDRVGRKSMLVISLLTMGLATVGIGLLPGYDTIGVAAPVLLVVLRFVQGIGVGGEWSGAVLMAVEHAPPGRRDFYGSFPQMGVPGGLLLANAVFLTVSSTLSAEQFLAWGWRIPFLGSAVMVIVGLAIRFSVTESPAFEEVRARGARAKLPILVVVRQHLREVLLAAGAFIANNTLGYILIAYGLSYATTALKMPRDTVLVLTLTASAVWLLCVPLASILSDRIGRTRVLLVGSVGQAAWAAVLFPLIDTASPGLVLLALCGAAVFLGIVYGPMAALFSDLFSPEVRYSGTSLAYQLGAILGGGLAPTVSASLYAAYGSSTPITVYLVATGLVSLGCMYAATRRPV; via the coding sequence ATGACGATTTCGCGAGCCCACGACCGGCACCCGCACGCCCGGCCACACCCGCTCCGCGTGGCCCTGGCCAGCTTCATCGGCACCGCGATCGAGTGGTACGACTACTTCATCTACGGCATGGCCGCGGGCATCGTGTTCAACAAGCTGTTCTTCCCCTCGATCTCCCCGGCCGCGGGCACCCTGGCCGCGTTCGCCACGTTCTCCATCGGGTTCCTGGCGCGGCCACTCGGCGGCATCGTCATGGGGCACTTCGGGGACCGCGTCGGCCGCAAGTCCATGCTGGTCATCTCGCTGCTCACCATGGGCCTGGCCACGGTCGGCATCGGTCTGCTGCCCGGCTACGACACGATCGGCGTGGCCGCGCCGGTGCTGCTGGTCGTCCTGCGCTTCGTCCAGGGCATCGGGGTCGGCGGGGAGTGGAGCGGCGCGGTGCTGATGGCGGTCGAGCACGCCCCGCCCGGCCGACGCGACTTCTACGGCAGCTTCCCCCAGATGGGCGTGCCGGGCGGGCTGCTGCTGGCCAACGCGGTCTTCCTCACCGTCTCCAGCACGCTGTCCGCGGAGCAGTTCCTGGCCTGGGGCTGGCGCATCCCGTTCCTGGGCAGCGCGGTCATGGTCATCGTCGGCCTGGCCATCCGCTTCTCGGTCACCGAGAGCCCCGCCTTCGAGGAGGTCCGCGCCCGGGGCGCCCGCGCGAAGCTGCCCATCCTGGTGGTCGTGCGGCAGCACCTGCGCGAGGTCCTGCTGGCCGCGGGCGCGTTCATCGCCAACAACACCCTCGGCTACATCCTCATCGCCTACGGCCTGTCCTACGCCACCACCGCGCTGAAGATGCCGCGCGACACCGTGCTCGTGCTGACCCTCACCGCCTCGGCGGTCTGGCTGCTGTGCGTACCGCTGGCCTCGATCCTGTCCGACCGCATCGGCCGCACCCGCGTGCTCCTGGTCGGCTCGGTCGGCCAGGCGGCGTGGGCGGCGGTGCTGTTCCCGCTCATCGACACCGCCAGCCCCGGCCTGGTCCTGCTCGCGCTGTGCGGGGCCGCGGTGTTCCTCGGCATCGTCTACGGCCCGATGGCCGCGCTGTTCTCCGACCTGTTCAGCCCCGAGGTCCGCTACAGCGGCACCTCCCTGGCCTACCAGCTCGGTGCGATCCTGGGCGGCGGCCTGGCCCCCACCGTCTCCGCCTCCCTGTACGCCGCCTACGGCTCCTCCACCCCGATCACCGTCTACCTGGTGGCCACCGGCCTGGTCAGCCTGGGCTGCATGTACGCCGCCACGCGGCGTCCGGTCTAG
- a CDS encoding FAD-dependent monooxygenase: MTVAVLGNGPVGQTTALLLARWGVPVLLLDARPARDPVGSKAICQQRDVLDVWAALGVGEQLAREGVTWTTARTFHRDRELFAHTLPDPGRSPFPPFVNISQARTEELLDKRIAEQALIQVRWDHRVTGLDQDADGVHLTCATADGPVRLHADYAVACTGAGSGAVRELLGVGFAGHSFDDRFLICDIRAELPWARERRFYFDPAWNPGRQVLIHPCPDRTFRIDWQVPADFDLTAEQATGALDRRIRQIIGEVPYEIVWQSVYRFHARVADRMRVGRVLLAGDCAHLVAPFGARGLNSGVADAENAAWKLAYVWHGWAQERLLESYHRERHAAALENLEVTTATMDFLVPGTESARLRRAEILAAGLVDQVDSGRLAEPFWYPGSPLNTPDPTRPAPARPPRGTALAAAPGVLVPDVPLPDGSRLREHTRDGFLVLAEEDAAVPAGRGPLRALRLAAEEVAVPACCGPVRVLGLAEEPRRALGARPGEVWVVRPDAHIAAVLDRPGAGRLAAALRRAVGQG, encoded by the coding sequence ATGACCGTGGCCGTGCTCGGCAACGGGCCCGTCGGGCAGACCACCGCGCTGCTGCTGGCCCGCTGGGGTGTCCCGGTGCTGCTCCTGGACGCCCGGCCCGCCCGCGACCCCGTGGGCTCCAAGGCGATCTGCCAGCAGCGCGACGTGCTGGACGTGTGGGCCGCGCTCGGGGTCGGCGAGCAGCTCGCCCGGGAGGGCGTCACCTGGACCACCGCGCGCACCTTCCACCGCGACCGCGAGCTGTTCGCGCACACCCTGCCAGACCCGGGGCGCTCGCCGTTCCCGCCGTTCGTCAACATCTCCCAGGCCCGCACCGAGGAGCTGCTGGACAAGCGCATCGCCGAACAGGCGCTCATCCAGGTGCGCTGGGACCACCGCGTCACCGGCCTGGACCAGGACGCCGATGGTGTGCACCTGACCTGCGCCACCGCCGACGGCCCGGTGCGGCTGCACGCCGACTACGCGGTGGCCTGCACCGGCGCGGGCAGCGGCGCGGTGCGCGAGCTGCTGGGCGTCGGGTTCGCCGGGCACAGCTTCGACGACCGCTTCCTCATCTGCGACATCCGCGCCGAGCTGCCCTGGGCACGCGAACGCCGCTTCTACTTCGACCCGGCCTGGAACCCCGGGCGGCAGGTGCTCATCCACCCCTGCCCGGACCGGACCTTCCGCATCGACTGGCAGGTCCCGGCCGATTTCGACCTCACCGCCGAACAGGCCACGGGCGCCCTGGACCGCCGGATCCGGCAGATCATCGGCGAGGTGCCGTACGAGATCGTCTGGCAGTCGGTGTACCGCTTCCACGCGCGCGTCGCCGACCGCATGCGCGTGGGCCGCGTGCTGTTGGCGGGGGACTGCGCGCACCTGGTCGCCCCCTTCGGGGCGCGGGGCCTCAACTCCGGGGTCGCGGACGCGGAGAACGCGGCCTGGAAGCTCGCCTACGTCTGGCACGGCTGGGCGCAGGAGCGGCTGCTGGAGTCCTACCACCGGGAACGGCACGCCGCCGCGCTGGAGAACCTCGAGGTCACCACGGCCACCATGGACTTCCTGGTCCCCGGCACCGAGTCGGCCCGCCTGCGCCGAGCGGAGATCCTGGCGGCCGGGCTGGTCGACCAGGTCGACTCGGGACGGCTCGCCGAACCGTTCTGGTACCCCGGGTCCCCGCTCAACACGCCCGATCCCACCCGCCCCGCTCCGGCTCGGCCGCCGCGCGGCACCGCTCTGGCCGCCGCGCCCGGGGTGCTGGTCCCGGACGTGCCGCTCCCGGACGGCAGCCGCCTGCGCGAGCACACCCGGGACGGGTTCCTGGTGCTGGCGGAGGAGGACGCGGCTGTGCCCGCCGGTCGCGGACCGCTCCGCGCGCTGAGGCTGGCAGCGGAGGAGGTGGCCGTGCCCGCCTGTTGCGGGCCGGTCCGGGTGCTGGGGCTGGCCGAGGAGCCGCGCCGGGCACTGGGCGCGCGGCCGGGGGAGGTGTGGGTGGTCCGGCCGGACGCGCACATCGCCGCGGTGTTGGACCGGCCCGGTGCGGGGCGGCTGGCCGCGGCGCTGCGCCGTGCAGTCGGGCAGGGCTAG
- a CDS encoding DUF6286 domain-containing protein, protein MALLLLASCVVVAVSVIPPLVGSPPVLPLDRLAVLARDLRWEDDIVVVAGGVIAGLGLLLLLCALLPGKPAVLPLANPADGGRRTGWPVTAGVRRRSVCHALRRGAEAVDGVSAAGVRLRRHTVVATVRTRRHDATGLDAAVREAIGRGLDEVGLARRPLPRVRILRRRADR, encoded by the coding sequence GTGGCATTGCTGCTCCTGGCGAGCTGCGTGGTGGTCGCGGTGTCGGTGATCCCCCCGCTCGTGGGCAGTCCTCCCGTCCTCCCGCTCGACCGGCTGGCCGTCCTCGCGCGGGATCTCCGGTGGGAGGACGACATCGTCGTGGTGGCAGGTGGTGTCATCGCGGGGCTCGGGCTGCTCCTGCTGCTCTGTGCCCTGCTGCCCGGCAAGCCCGCGGTACTCCCTCTCGCCAACCCCGCTGACGGCGGTCGGCGCACCGGCTGGCCGGTGACCGCCGGGGTGAGGCGGAGGAGCGTGTGCCACGCGCTGCGTCGCGGTGCGGAGGCGGTTGACGGGGTCAGCGCCGCCGGGGTCCGGCTGCGCCGCCACACCGTGGTCGCCACTGTCCGCACCCGTCGGCACGACGCCACCGGCCTGGACGCCGCGGTGCGTGAGGCGATCGGCCGAGGACTGGACGAGGTCGGCCTGGCGCGACGGCCTCTGCCGCGAGTACGGATCCTCCGGAGGAGGGCAGACCGATGA
- a CDS encoding L-tyrosine/L-tryptophan isonitrile synthase family protein: protein MTPSTALDTELTAVEVLRTVLAHQRRAPDGGCTGPVCLRCLRSHLDAMRTTVAAGERIRFVLPAFPMKSPNPAKVLGPLPDTAEELALRFLASLCERITEVYPPGAEILICADGRVFSDLIGVPDADVTAYRHALQSLVERVGHGHLAQFTLDEVYTGAGHDEMRRVLAAGYGQDRESLRAEVRANPAALRLYRGITRFLVEDRLTPDYPGTKAALQRDCRDRAYEVISRSKAWGDLLGELFPTAVRLSIHPQACSADKIGILLADTPDTWLTPWHSVAVETGGRFTLMKRADAERAGARLVHVAGRPGYYSLPGTARQTVHWGWQCA, encoded by the coding sequence GTGACGCCCTCCACCGCTCTCGACACCGAACTGACCGCCGTCGAAGTCCTGCGCACCGTGCTGGCCCACCAGCGCCGCGCCCCGGACGGCGGCTGCACCGGCCCGGTGTGCCTGCGTTGCCTGCGTTCCCACCTCGACGCGATGCGCACGACGGTGGCCGCCGGTGAGCGGATCCGGTTCGTGCTGCCGGCTTTCCCGATGAAGTCGCCGAACCCGGCGAAGGTGCTGGGCCCGCTGCCGGACACCGCCGAGGAGCTGGCGCTGCGCTTCCTGGCCTCGCTGTGCGAACGGATCACCGAGGTCTACCCGCCCGGCGCGGAGATCCTGATCTGCGCCGACGGCCGCGTGTTCAGCGACCTCATCGGGGTACCGGACGCCGACGTCACCGCCTACCGCCACGCCCTGCAAAGCCTGGTCGAACGGGTCGGCCACGGCCACCTGGCGCAGTTCACCCTGGACGAGGTCTACACCGGCGCCGGGCACGACGAGATGCGCCGCGTGCTGGCCGCGGGCTACGGCCAGGACCGGGAGAGCCTGCGGGCCGAGGTGCGCGCGAACCCGGCCGCCCTGCGCCTGTACCGCGGCATCACGCGCTTCCTGGTCGAGGACCGCCTCACCCCGGACTACCCGGGCACCAAGGCCGCCCTGCAACGCGACTGCCGCGACCGCGCCTACGAGGTGATCTCGCGCAGCAAGGCCTGGGGCGACCTGCTCGGCGAGCTGTTCCCGACCGCGGTGCGCCTGTCCATCCACCCGCAGGCCTGCTCGGCGGACAAGATCGGCATCCTGCTCGCCGACACCCCGGACACCTGGCTGACCCCGTGGCACAGCGTCGCGGTGGAGACCGGCGGCCGGTTCACGCTGATGAAACGCGCCGACGCCGAACGCGCGGGCGCCCGCCTGGTGCACGTGGCGGGCCGCCCCGGCTACTACAGCCTGCCCGGCACCGCGCGGCAGACCGTGCACTGGGGCTGGCAATGCGCCTGA
- a CDS encoding MFS transporter, with product MAQSGTEAATRRAGTAGITVLVTLAVFAQEVTWNFYDAQVPPLLLAHLGSAAAVGLLMGMDNIIGLFVQPWMAARSDRTRTSWGRRMPYLVVGMPLAALVFLAIPLSAASLPVLIAVIFTYGLLANGFKSISESLMPDFLPPERRGRGNAAVKIASGLTSVVAALLSMLLVDDHPVLAFAIPSALMLLAVLVLGLTVRDSRSPAYQAALAEDALTRTRREPAPRALDVLRDIGRDRDRSRLLVLVAILLFGCAWAASRSLITPYGTNALGLSRGDAGSLTLASGLVYIAVVYPLALLAERLGRLVVMLLGLGLFAAAMVTATLVPTQLGTTLVLCAGAVGGAGFMVNAAVVLWNLSPTARVLGTYTALYNVGWGLGGFLGPALVGAMVDVTGWHLMPVDIALVTCLALVVVARTAFPRAEKKRTP from the coding sequence ATGGCGCAGAGCGGCACCGAGGCGGCGACGCGCCGAGCGGGCACCGCGGGGATCACCGTCCTGGTGACCCTCGCGGTGTTCGCCCAAGAGGTGACCTGGAACTTCTACGACGCGCAGGTGCCGCCGCTGCTGCTGGCGCACCTGGGCAGCGCGGCCGCGGTCGGCCTGCTGATGGGCATGGACAACATCATCGGGCTGTTCGTGCAGCCCTGGATGGCCGCCCGCTCCGACCGCACCCGCACCTCCTGGGGCAGGCGGATGCCCTACCTCGTGGTCGGCATGCCGCTGGCCGCGCTGGTGTTCCTGGCCATCCCGCTCAGCGCGGCCTCGCTGCCGGTGCTCATCGCGGTGATCTTCACCTACGGCCTGCTGGCCAACGGGTTCAAGTCCATCAGCGAGTCCCTGATGCCCGACTTCCTGCCGCCCGAACGGCGCGGCCGGGGCAACGCCGCGGTCAAGATCGCCTCCGGCCTGACCAGCGTGGTGGCCGCGCTGCTGAGCATGCTGCTCGTCGACGACCACCCGGTGCTGGCCTTCGCCATCCCGTCCGCGCTGATGCTGCTGGCCGTCCTGGTGCTGGGCCTGACCGTGCGGGACAGCCGCTCGCCCGCCTACCAGGCCGCGCTCGCCGAGGACGCCCTCACCCGCACGCGGCGGGAGCCCGCGCCCCGGGCGCTGGACGTGCTGCGTGACATCGGGCGCGACCGCGACCGCAGCCGCCTGCTGGTGCTCGTGGCCATCCTGCTCTTCGGCTGCGCCTGGGCGGCCTCCCGTTCGCTGATCACCCCGTACGGCACCAACGCCCTCGGCCTGTCCCGGGGCGACGCGGGCAGCCTGACCCTGGCCAGCGGACTGGTCTACATCGCCGTGGTCTACCCCCTGGCGCTGTTGGCCGAACGCCTCGGGCGGCTGGTGGTCATGCTGCTCGGCCTGGGCCTGTTCGCCGCCGCCATGGTCACCGCGACCCTGGTGCCCACCCAGCTCGGCACGACCCTCGTGCTGTGCGCCGGGGCCGTCGGCGGGGCGGGCTTCATGGTCAACGCGGCCGTCGTGCTCTGGAACCTCTCGCCCACCGCGCGGGTCCTGGGCACCTACACCGCGCTCTACAACGTCGGCTGGGGCCTGGGCGGCTTCCTCGGCCCCGCGCTCGTCGGCGCCATGGTCGACGTGACCGGCTGGCACCTCATGCCCGTCGACATCGCACTCGTGACCTGCCTCGCCCTGGTGGTCGTCGCCCGCACCGCCTTCCCGCGAGCTGAGAAGAAGAGGACACCATGA
- a CDS encoding Asp23/Gls24 family envelope stress response protein, with product MTTSRDRTPQTPGTAAAEDRGTTTVSASAVERIAARAATEMPDIGGSARRFRGVALGKERATRPVHVRALVDRDSASLAVHLSVGYPVPLAAATEAVREHLITRVGELAGLRVRRVDITVTALHTAAEHRGVR from the coding sequence ATGACGACATCGCGCGACAGAACACCGCAGACCCCGGGAACAGCCGCGGCCGAAGATCGTGGCACCACCACGGTTTCCGCCTCGGCGGTGGAACGCATCGCCGCCCGGGCCGCCACCGAGATGCCCGATATCGGCGGGAGTGCCCGCCGGTTCCGGGGAGTCGCCCTGGGCAAGGAGAGGGCGACGCGGCCGGTGCACGTCCGGGCTCTGGTGGACCGCGACTCCGCCAGCCTGGCCGTGCACCTGTCAGTCGGCTACCCGGTCCCGCTCGCGGCGGCGACCGAGGCGGTGCGCGAGCACCTGATCACCAGGGTCGGTGAGCTGGCGGGCCTGCGAGTCCGCCGGGTCGACATCACCGTCACGGCCTTGCACACCGCGGCTGAGCACCGGGGTGTGCGATGA